The Brassica napus cultivar Da-Ae chromosome C7, Da-Ae, whole genome shotgun sequence genome has a segment encoding these proteins:
- the LOC125590409 gene encoding receptor-like protein 35, with translation MAEVDGKRAATRILCRPDQRDALLEFKNEFEIGKPSPFCTIAHPKTLSWVNNSDCCYWDGITCDSKSGEVIKLDLSCSSVRGRFHSDSKLLKLREETRVKLRETRTNTHPKVAPSGFDGGGRQRLRYTSGGGRRAKNPSFLGVKTECRPDISLLKIKNQYKSSAGGTTCSSFGHATQHSIRDIKGRHSASPELGNRGLKHRRRSKIFYTTGDTTGKRGYIPSTSRRHCQGGSSSEPYETISGSENMDLEETPLGHQAVFAWTTNRGPLRRRALTPPSLQNGEEKLYRDLQKQTSRNHTGTSNREGKDEAATLDHPFRRGETFPVTNLLVKSHLHLEVYFILPLWTSQIIVFLEKSHFHLEIFLISFLLTSLIITLRVNFHLHLEIFLISSFLTSLLTILLVKSHLRLEIFLIFLFSTSILIIFLVIFHLHLEIFLILLLSPSLLTILLVKSHPHLEIFLISKISFFLITVFLVKFRLLLAGLSHLAFLDVESNNLSGSFPLELLNLTKLSILFLSNNRFSGNLPSSFNNTLDFSNTSPSSKLRELYIDNNNFIGPIPITIFQSVSLVRVHLGNNHLSGKLSEIFFNGSNLRSLHLGHNQLVGKLPRSLSSCSSLEVLNLEHNRINDTFQFWLESLRNLQVLVLHSNEFHGLLQYHPNVTPSFSQLRIIDISHNSFTGTLPSNFFMYWSAIFSKGNHSELNYIGDRSYDQDSLALMNKGLKMKYRRILTLLTAIDISENRLQGNIPKSIGQVKNLIVLNLSSNGFSGHIPSSLANLTTLESLDLSNNKLSGQIPPSLGDLTSLSNITVSHNQLVGPIPQSTQFQTQDASSFEDNMGLCGRPLSITCGDIDTEISEEPETEEEKEEEEEKAVLSWTAAVIGLAPGVIFGLIIGTFVTLQKPQWLM, from the exons ATGGCAGAGGTAGATGGCAAGCGA GCTGCTACAAGAATCTTGTGTCGTCCAGATCAAAGAGATGCACTTCTGGAGTTCAAAAACGAGTTTGAGATTGGCAAACCTTCTCCTTTCTGTACCATTGCTCATCCGAAGACATTGTCATGGGTGAATAACAGTGATTGTTGTTATTGGGATGGTATCACGTGTGATTCTAAATCCGGGGAAGTTATTAAGCTAGACCTAAGTTGCAGCAGCGTCCGTGGCCGGTTTCATTCTGATAGCAAGCTTTTAAAG TTACGAGAAGAAACAAGAGTAAAGCTACGGGAAACTCGCACGAACACACACCCGAAAGTGGCTCCAAGTGGCTTCGACGGAGGCGGCAGGCAACGGCTCCGGTACACCTCAGGAGGAGGACGCCGAGCAAAGAACCCTAGCTTCCTCGGCGTTAAGACAGAATGTAGACCTGACATTTCCTTGCTGAAAATAAAGAACCAATACAAGTCAAGCGCAGGCGGAACAACATGCTCCTCATTCGGCCACGCGACACAACATAGCATAAGAGACATCAAGGGTAGGCACAGTGCTTCGCCGGAGCTAGGAAATCGAGGATTGAAGCACAGAAGGAGATCAAAGATCTTCTATACAACAGGCGACACAACAGGAAAGCGAGGATATATACCGTCAACTAGCAGAAGACACTGTCAAGGTGGGTCATCCTCAGAACCCTATGAAACAATATCAGGAAGCGAGAATATGGACCTCGAAGAAACACCGTTGGGACACCAGGCTGTCTTCGCTTGGACTACAAACAGAGGTCCTCTGAGGCGGAGAGCCTTGACACCGCCATCTCTCCAAAACGGAGAGGAGAAGCTCTACAGAGACCTTCAAAAGCAAACCTCACGAAATCACACGGGTACAAGCAACCGAGAAGGGAAAGACGAGGCAGCGACGCTAGACCATCCATTCCGGCGGGGCGAG ACCTTTCCCGTAACAAATTTGTTAGTAAAATCCCATCTTCACTTGGAAGTCTACTTCATCTTACCTCTCTGGACctctcaaataatagtttttttggAGAAATCCCATTTTCATTTGGAAATCTTTCTAATCTCATTTCTCTTAACCTCTTTGATAATAACTTTGAGGGTAAACTTCCATCTTCACTTGGAAATCTTTCTTATCTCAAGTTTCTTGACCTCTCTGTTAACAATATTGTTGGTGAAATCCCATCTTCGCTTGGAAATCTTTctcatctttcttttttctacctccattttaataatttttctggTAATATTCCATCTTCACTTGGAAATATTTCTCATCTTACTTCTCTCACCCTCTCTTTTAACTATTTTGTTGGTGAAATCCCATCCTCACTTGGAAATCTTTCTTATCTCAAAAATCTCATTCTTTCTCATAACAGTTTTTTTGGTGAAATTCCGCCTTCTTTTGGCAGGCTTGAGCCACTTGGCCTTCTTAGATGTTGAGTCCAATAACCTTAGTGGTAGCTTCCCTCTTGAACTACTAAATCTGACAAAATTGTCTATTTTATTCCTCTCCAACAATCGGTTTTCAGGCAATCTTCCTTCTTCTTTCAACAACACTCTTGATTTTTCTAATACATCTCCGTCATCTAAGCTACGAGAGTTATACATAGACAATAACAACTTCATAGGACCAATACCCATAACCATTTTCCAATCGGTCAGCCTCGTGAGAGTCCACCTTGGTAATAATCACCTCAGTGGAAAACTTTCTGAAATATTTTTCAATGGCAGCAACCTAAGGTCCCTCCATCTTGGTCATAACCAATTAGTGGGAAAACTTCCAAGATCTTTGTCTAGCTGTTCTTCTTTGGAGGTTCTAAACTTAGAACACAACAGAATTAATGACACATTTCAATTTTGGTTGGAATCCTTAAGAAATCTACAAGTGCTGGTCCTCCACTCTAATGAATTCCATGGGTTGTTACAATATCATCCCAACGTTACTCCTTCGTTCTCTCAGTTGCGAATAATTGACATATCACATAATTCCTTCACTGGAACTTTACCGTCTAATTTTTTCATGTATTGGAGCGCAATTTTCTCAAAGGGAAACCATTCAGAACTGAATTACATTGGAGATCGTTCCTATGATCAAGACTCGTTGGCTTTGATGAATAAAGGACTAAAGATGAAGTACAGAAGGATTCTCACACTCTTAACGGCCattgatatttcagaaaatagGCTCCAAGGAAACATACCTAAATCCATTGGCCAAGTGAAGAATCTTATTGTGCTCAATCTGTCAAGCAATGGTTTCAGTGGGCACATTCCTTCATCTTTGGCAAATCTGACTACACTCGAGTCTCTAGACTTGTCCAATAATAAACTTTCAGGCCAAATTCCACCTTCTCTTGGAGATCTAACAAGCCTTTCAAACATTACGGTTTCCCACAACCAGCTCGTTGGTCCGATACCTCAAAGCACGCAGTTTCAGACTCAAGATGCTTCATCTTTTGAAGATAACATGGGACTTTGCGGTCGCCCTCTCAGTATAACATGCGGAGACATAGACACAGAGATATCAGAAGAACCcgaaacagaagaagaaaaagaagaagaagaagagaaagcagTATTGAGCTGGACTGCAGCTGTCATTGGCTTAGCACCTGGAGTCATCTTTGGATTGATTATTGGGACCTTTGTGACTTTACAAAAGCCTCAATGGCTCATGTAG